The Candidatus Thermoplasmatota archaeon genome contains a region encoding:
- a CDS encoding HD domain-containing protein: MISKDEALRLVRGTSKYAHALMVSCIMGELARALNENEREWMLVGLLHDLDYDKVKNDMGNAWCCCC, from the coding sequence ATGATATCTAAAGATGAAGCTTTAAGGCTTGTTAGGGGTACAAGCAAATATGCCCATGCTTTGATGGTTTCTTGTATAATGGGAGAGTTGGCGAGAGCATTAAATGAGAATGAAAGAGAGTGGATGCTGGTTGGACTGCTACATGATTTGGATTATGACAAGGTTAAAAATGATATGGGGAATGCATGGTGTTGTTGCTGCT